From a single Pelmatolapia mariae isolate MD_Pm_ZW linkage group LG20, Pm_UMD_F_2, whole genome shotgun sequence genomic region:
- the LOC134617987 gene encoding C4b-binding protein alpha chain-like isoform X5 yields MGITAVLLLSSLVFLAITAQVQNCSRPPKGDNMDLKGNDILLTSFPDGTTVTFACNTGYESAGGSPRITCTAGSWSSLGLKCQRKNCGPAGEVENGQIDYRPGSEFGDRAVLICNPGHMPVGGGDLICGSQGWSGRLPVCEVTQCESPPVVEYGSVSPNKELYDYKDVIVYACKKDYTLNGSRQLHCSDDGTFKPEPPKCIKVECGEPEISFGQWSNGARPPYGYKSTVTLQCNTGYKMIGSATLTCELNSEWSPGLPRCIPNPMTTTTTTTTTITTTNPSTPKKPTEGCEDPQKRSAEVTVSSQPPYIHGVKVTLSCPSGYKLNGPGTQTCEKNGLWSPGIPECTLDNGNGSSTGLVIGILVSMTAWILHNYLL; encoded by the exons ATGGGTATTACTGCAGTCCTTCTACTGAGCAGTCTTGTCTTTCTGGCAATTACTGCTCAAG TTCAGAACTGTTCCAGACCTCCTAAAGGAGACAACATGGATTTAAAGGGCAATGACATTCTTCTAACTAGTTTCCCAGATGGGACCACAGTTACTTTTGCCTGTAACACTGGATATGAGTCTGCAGGAGGGTCCCCACGTATTACTTGTACTGCTGGAAGTTGGAGCTCTctggggttgaaatgccaaa gGAAGAACTGTGGCCCTGCAGGCGAAGTTGAAAATGGACAGATTGACTATCGTCCTGGGTCTGAATTTGGTGATAGAGCAGTGCTCATTTGTAACCCTGG TCATATGCCAGTTGGTGGAGGAGACCTCATTTGTGGAAGCCAAGGGTGGTCGGGCAGGTTGCCTGTATGTGAAG TGACACAATGTGAATCACCACCTGTAGTAGAGTATGGCTCTGTCAGTCCAAATAAAGAACTCTATGACTATAAAGACGTTATAGTGTACGCTTGTAAAAAGGATTATACACTTAATGGATCAAGACAGTTGCATTGTTCGGATGATGGAACATTCAAGCCTGAGCCTCCAAAATGTATCA AGGTTGAATGTGGAGAACCAGAGATTTCATTTGGACAGTGGAGTAACGGTGCTCGACCTCCGTATGGATACAAGTCTACAGTGACATTACAGTGTAACACTGGATACAAAATGATTGGATCCGCGACTCTGACGTGTGAGCTAAATAGCGAGTGGTCGCCTGGACTTCCTCGGTGTATAC CAAACCCCATGACAACTACCACTACAACCACTACGACCATTACCACTACTAACCCTTCTACCCCAAAGAAACCAACAG AAGGATGTGAAGATCCCCAAAAAAGAAGTGCTGAGGTGACTGTGAGCTCTCAACCTCCATATATACATGGGGTTAAAGTGACTCTCAGCTGTCCATCTGGATACAAGCTAAACGGACCAGGTACCCAGACATGTGAAAAAAATGGTCTGTGGTCACCAGGAATTCCAGAATGTACAC TGGACAATGGAAATGGCAGTTCTACAGGTTTAGTTATTGGCATTTTGG taagCATGACAGCCTGGATACTCCACAACTACTTGCTGTGA
- the LOC134617987 gene encoding C4b-binding protein alpha chain-like isoform X4, with translation MGITAVLLLSSLVFLAITAQVQNCSRPPKGDNMDLKGNDILLTSFPDGTTVTFACNTGYESAGGSPRITCTAGSWSSLGLKCQRKNCGPAGEVENGQIDYRPGSEFGDRAVLICNPGHMPVGGGDLICGSQGWSGRLPVCEVTQCESPPVVEYGSVSPNKELYDYKDVIVYACKKDYTLNGSRQLHCSDDGTFKPEPPKCIKVECGEPEISFGQWSNGARPPYGYKSTVTLQCNTGYKMIGSATLTCELNSEWSPGLPRCIQGCEDPQKRSAEVTVSSQPPYIHGVKVTLSCPSGYKLNGPGTQTCEKNGLWSPGIPECTLDNGNGSSTGLVIGILVGVGVVGGVVGLVLYKKNSKKEKRTGRGITDKDAAKDGEDIL, from the exons ATGGGTATTACTGCAGTCCTTCTACTGAGCAGTCTTGTCTTTCTGGCAATTACTGCTCAAG TTCAGAACTGTTCCAGACCTCCTAAAGGAGACAACATGGATTTAAAGGGCAATGACATTCTTCTAACTAGTTTCCCAGATGGGACCACAGTTACTTTTGCCTGTAACACTGGATATGAGTCTGCAGGAGGGTCCCCACGTATTACTTGTACTGCTGGAAGTTGGAGCTCTctggggttgaaatgccaaa gGAAGAACTGTGGCCCTGCAGGCGAAGTTGAAAATGGACAGATTGACTATCGTCCTGGGTCTGAATTTGGTGATAGAGCAGTGCTCATTTGTAACCCTGG TCATATGCCAGTTGGTGGAGGAGACCTCATTTGTGGAAGCCAAGGGTGGTCGGGCAGGTTGCCTGTATGTGAAG TGACACAATGTGAATCACCACCTGTAGTAGAGTATGGCTCTGTCAGTCCAAATAAAGAACTCTATGACTATAAAGACGTTATAGTGTACGCTTGTAAAAAGGATTATACACTTAATGGATCAAGACAGTTGCATTGTTCGGATGATGGAACATTCAAGCCTGAGCCTCCAAAATGTATCA AGGTTGAATGTGGAGAACCAGAGATTTCATTTGGACAGTGGAGTAACGGTGCTCGACCTCCGTATGGATACAAGTCTACAGTGACATTACAGTGTAACACTGGATACAAAATGATTGGATCCGCGACTCTGACGTGTGAGCTAAATAGCGAGTGGTCGCCTGGACTTCCTCGGTGTATAC AAGGATGTGAAGATCCCCAAAAAAGAAGTGCTGAGGTGACTGTGAGCTCTCAACCTCCATATATACATGGGGTTAAAGTGACTCTCAGCTGTCCATCTGGATACAAGCTAAACGGACCAGGTACCCAGACATGTGAAAAAAATGGTCTGTGGTCACCAGGAATTCCAGAATGTACAC TGGACAATGGAAATGGCAGTTCTACAGGTTTAGTTATTGGCATTTTGG TGGGCGTCGGGGTCGTGGGCGGGGTCGTCGGCCTTGTGTTGtacaagaaaaacagcaaaaaggaaaagcg CACTGGAAGAGGCATTACTGACAAAGATGCTGCAAAAGATGGAGAGGATATACTGTAG
- the LOC134617987 gene encoding C4b-binding protein alpha chain-like isoform X3 — protein MGITAVLLLSSLVFLAITAQVQNCSRPPKGDNMDLKGNDILLTSFPDGTTVTFACNTGYESAGGSPRITCTAGSWSSLGLKCQRKNCGPAGEVENGQIDYRPGSEFGDRAVLICNPGHMPVGGGDLICGSQGWSGRLPVCEVTQCESPPVVEYGSVSPNKELYDYKDVIVYACKKDYTLNGSRQLHCSDDGTFKPEPPKCIKVECGEPEISFGQWSNGARPPYGYKSTVTLQCNTGYKMIGSATLTCELNSEWSPGLPRCIPNPMTTTTTTTTTITTTNPSTPKKPTEGCEDPQKRSAEVTVSSQPPYIHGVKVTLSCPSGYKLNGPGTQTCEKNGLWSPGIPECTLDNGNGSSTGLVIGILALEEALLTKMLQKMERIYCSTLVSMTAWILHNYLL, from the exons ATGGGTATTACTGCAGTCCTTCTACTGAGCAGTCTTGTCTTTCTGGCAATTACTGCTCAAG TTCAGAACTGTTCCAGACCTCCTAAAGGAGACAACATGGATTTAAAGGGCAATGACATTCTTCTAACTAGTTTCCCAGATGGGACCACAGTTACTTTTGCCTGTAACACTGGATATGAGTCTGCAGGAGGGTCCCCACGTATTACTTGTACTGCTGGAAGTTGGAGCTCTctggggttgaaatgccaaa gGAAGAACTGTGGCCCTGCAGGCGAAGTTGAAAATGGACAGATTGACTATCGTCCTGGGTCTGAATTTGGTGATAGAGCAGTGCTCATTTGTAACCCTGG TCATATGCCAGTTGGTGGAGGAGACCTCATTTGTGGAAGCCAAGGGTGGTCGGGCAGGTTGCCTGTATGTGAAG TGACACAATGTGAATCACCACCTGTAGTAGAGTATGGCTCTGTCAGTCCAAATAAAGAACTCTATGACTATAAAGACGTTATAGTGTACGCTTGTAAAAAGGATTATACACTTAATGGATCAAGACAGTTGCATTGTTCGGATGATGGAACATTCAAGCCTGAGCCTCCAAAATGTATCA AGGTTGAATGTGGAGAACCAGAGATTTCATTTGGACAGTGGAGTAACGGTGCTCGACCTCCGTATGGATACAAGTCTACAGTGACATTACAGTGTAACACTGGATACAAAATGATTGGATCCGCGACTCTGACGTGTGAGCTAAATAGCGAGTGGTCGCCTGGACTTCCTCGGTGTATAC CAAACCCCATGACAACTACCACTACAACCACTACGACCATTACCACTACTAACCCTTCTACCCCAAAGAAACCAACAG AAGGATGTGAAGATCCCCAAAAAAGAAGTGCTGAGGTGACTGTGAGCTCTCAACCTCCATATATACATGGGGTTAAAGTGACTCTCAGCTGTCCATCTGGATACAAGCTAAACGGACCAGGTACCCAGACATGTGAAAAAAATGGTCTGTGGTCACCAGGAATTCCAGAATGTACAC TGGACAATGGAAATGGCAGTTCTACAGGTTTAGTTATTGGCATTTTGG CACTGGAAGAGGCATTACTGACAAAGATGCTGCAAAAGATGGAGAGGATATACTGTAGCACTCTCG taagCATGACAGCCTGGATACTCCACAACTACTTGCTGTGA
- the LOC134617987 gene encoding C4b-binding protein alpha chain-like isoform X2 — translation MGITAVLLLSSLVFLAITAQVQNCSRPPKGDNMDLKGNDILLTSFPDGTTVTFACNTGYESAGGSPRITCTAGSWSSLGLKCQRKNCGPAGEVENGQIDYRPGSEFGDRAVLICNPGHMPVGGGDLICGSQGWSGRLPVCEVTQCESPPVVEYGSVSPNKELYDYKDVIVYACKKDYTLNGSRQLHCSDDGTFKPEPPKCIKVECGEPEISFGQWSNGARPPYGYKSTVTLQCNTGYKMIGSATLTCELNSEWSPGLPRCIPNPMTTTTTTTTTITTTNPSTPKKPTEGCEDPQKRSAEVTVSSQPPYIHGVKVTLSCPSGYKLNGPGTQTCEKNGLWSPGIPECTLDNGNGSSTGLVIGILVGVGVVGGVVGLVLYKKNSKKEKRKHDSLDTPQLLAVKTAS, via the exons ATGGGTATTACTGCAGTCCTTCTACTGAGCAGTCTTGTCTTTCTGGCAATTACTGCTCAAG TTCAGAACTGTTCCAGACCTCCTAAAGGAGACAACATGGATTTAAAGGGCAATGACATTCTTCTAACTAGTTTCCCAGATGGGACCACAGTTACTTTTGCCTGTAACACTGGATATGAGTCTGCAGGAGGGTCCCCACGTATTACTTGTACTGCTGGAAGTTGGAGCTCTctggggttgaaatgccaaa gGAAGAACTGTGGCCCTGCAGGCGAAGTTGAAAATGGACAGATTGACTATCGTCCTGGGTCTGAATTTGGTGATAGAGCAGTGCTCATTTGTAACCCTGG TCATATGCCAGTTGGTGGAGGAGACCTCATTTGTGGAAGCCAAGGGTGGTCGGGCAGGTTGCCTGTATGTGAAG TGACACAATGTGAATCACCACCTGTAGTAGAGTATGGCTCTGTCAGTCCAAATAAAGAACTCTATGACTATAAAGACGTTATAGTGTACGCTTGTAAAAAGGATTATACACTTAATGGATCAAGACAGTTGCATTGTTCGGATGATGGAACATTCAAGCCTGAGCCTCCAAAATGTATCA AGGTTGAATGTGGAGAACCAGAGATTTCATTTGGACAGTGGAGTAACGGTGCTCGACCTCCGTATGGATACAAGTCTACAGTGACATTACAGTGTAACACTGGATACAAAATGATTGGATCCGCGACTCTGACGTGTGAGCTAAATAGCGAGTGGTCGCCTGGACTTCCTCGGTGTATAC CAAACCCCATGACAACTACCACTACAACCACTACGACCATTACCACTACTAACCCTTCTACCCCAAAGAAACCAACAG AAGGATGTGAAGATCCCCAAAAAAGAAGTGCTGAGGTGACTGTGAGCTCTCAACCTCCATATATACATGGGGTTAAAGTGACTCTCAGCTGTCCATCTGGATACAAGCTAAACGGACCAGGTACCCAGACATGTGAAAAAAATGGTCTGTGGTCACCAGGAATTCCAGAATGTACAC TGGACAATGGAAATGGCAGTTCTACAGGTTTAGTTATTGGCATTTTGG TGGGCGTCGGGGTCGTGGGCGGGGTCGTCGGCCTTGTGTTGtacaagaaaaacagcaaaaaggaaaagcg taagCATGACAGCCTGGATACTCCACAACTACTTGCTGTGAAAACCGCTTCCTAA
- the LOC134617987 gene encoding C4b-binding protein alpha chain-like isoform X1 codes for MGITAVLLLSSLVFLAITAQVQNCSRPPKGDNMDLKGNDILLTSFPDGTTVTFACNTGYESAGGSPRITCTAGSWSSLGLKCQRKNCGPAGEVENGQIDYRPGSEFGDRAVLICNPGHMPVGGGDLICGSQGWSGRLPVCEVTQCESPPVVEYGSVSPNKELYDYKDVIVYACKKDYTLNGSRQLHCSDDGTFKPEPPKCIKVECGEPEISFGQWSNGARPPYGYKSTVTLQCNTGYKMIGSATLTCELNSEWSPGLPRCIPNPMTTTTTTTTTITTTNPSTPKKPTEGCEDPQKRSAEVTVSSQPPYIHGVKVTLSCPSGYKLNGPGTQTCEKNGLWSPGIPECTLDNGNGSSTGLVIGILVGVGVVGGVVGLVLYKKNSKKEKRTGRGITDKDAAKDGEDIL; via the exons ATGGGTATTACTGCAGTCCTTCTACTGAGCAGTCTTGTCTTTCTGGCAATTACTGCTCAAG TTCAGAACTGTTCCAGACCTCCTAAAGGAGACAACATGGATTTAAAGGGCAATGACATTCTTCTAACTAGTTTCCCAGATGGGACCACAGTTACTTTTGCCTGTAACACTGGATATGAGTCTGCAGGAGGGTCCCCACGTATTACTTGTACTGCTGGAAGTTGGAGCTCTctggggttgaaatgccaaa gGAAGAACTGTGGCCCTGCAGGCGAAGTTGAAAATGGACAGATTGACTATCGTCCTGGGTCTGAATTTGGTGATAGAGCAGTGCTCATTTGTAACCCTGG TCATATGCCAGTTGGTGGAGGAGACCTCATTTGTGGAAGCCAAGGGTGGTCGGGCAGGTTGCCTGTATGTGAAG TGACACAATGTGAATCACCACCTGTAGTAGAGTATGGCTCTGTCAGTCCAAATAAAGAACTCTATGACTATAAAGACGTTATAGTGTACGCTTGTAAAAAGGATTATACACTTAATGGATCAAGACAGTTGCATTGTTCGGATGATGGAACATTCAAGCCTGAGCCTCCAAAATGTATCA AGGTTGAATGTGGAGAACCAGAGATTTCATTTGGACAGTGGAGTAACGGTGCTCGACCTCCGTATGGATACAAGTCTACAGTGACATTACAGTGTAACACTGGATACAAAATGATTGGATCCGCGACTCTGACGTGTGAGCTAAATAGCGAGTGGTCGCCTGGACTTCCTCGGTGTATAC CAAACCCCATGACAACTACCACTACAACCACTACGACCATTACCACTACTAACCCTTCTACCCCAAAGAAACCAACAG AAGGATGTGAAGATCCCCAAAAAAGAAGTGCTGAGGTGACTGTGAGCTCTCAACCTCCATATATACATGGGGTTAAAGTGACTCTCAGCTGTCCATCTGGATACAAGCTAAACGGACCAGGTACCCAGACATGTGAAAAAAATGGTCTGTGGTCACCAGGAATTCCAGAATGTACAC TGGACAATGGAAATGGCAGTTCTACAGGTTTAGTTATTGGCATTTTGG TGGGCGTCGGGGTCGTGGGCGGGGTCGTCGGCCTTGTGTTGtacaagaaaaacagcaaaaaggaaaagcg CACTGGAAGAGGCATTACTGACAAAGATGCTGCAAAAGATGGAGAGGATATACTGTAG